In Mycoplasma sp. Mirounga ES2805-ORL, a single window of DNA contains:
- the proS gene encoding proline--tRNA ligase, whose protein sequence is MKLLEKITPLELDFPKWYTDVVKQGNLIAYGPVKGTLVYKPNSYGIWENIQKELDAIFKSKGIQNVYLPLFIPESLFNKEKEHIAGFNPELATVTQVGDKKLEEKIFIRPTSEVLFAELFKNSIDSYKDLPLIYNQWANVVRWEKTTNPFLRSREFLWQEGHTVHSDPLEARKLTKRMISTYAKFLKDYLAIPTILGKKTPHEKFAGACSTYTIEAMMKDGRALQAGTSHYLAQNFTKQFDIKFKNKDNEFEYAYQTSWGVSTRLLGAIIMTHGDNRGIIIPPRVAPNQVDIIELFANKNDLVHEVCLKVKKELSSKFRVRLDDSDKNPGFKASNSEIQGTPLRIEIGPKDIENNSITFVRRDTLEKIVVQNENLKQKVDELLNDIHNNLYKKAKERLDIKTVEVDNYEDFKDNINKQNFVIAPFCCPDLVEDQIKEETGASTRCIPKYYDKPKKPKKCISCGKETNRYVVFAKAY, encoded by the coding sequence ATGTTGTTAAACAGGGTAATTTAATTGCATATGGACCTGTTAAAGGAACGCTAGTTTATAAACCAAACTCTTATGGGATTTGAGAAAATATTCAAAAAGAATTAGATGCTATTTTTAAAAGCAAAGGCATACAAAATGTTTATTTACCATTGTTTATTCCTGAGAGTTTATTTAATAAGGAAAAAGAACATATTGCAGGATTTAACCCTGAATTAGCAACAGTCACTCAAGTTGGCGATAAAAAATTAGAAGAAAAAATCTTCATTAGACCTACTAGTGAAGTATTGTTTGCTGAACTTTTTAAAAATTCAATAGACTCCTATAAAGATTTACCATTAATCTATAATCAATGAGCTAATGTTGTTCGCTGAGAAAAGACAACTAACCCATTTTTAAGGAGTCGCGAATTTTTATGACAAGAAGGACATACTGTTCACAGTGATCCTTTAGAAGCTAGAAAATTAACAAAGAGAATGATTTCAACTTATGCAAAATTCTTAAAAGATTATCTTGCAATTCCAACTATATTAGGCAAAAAAACCCCTCATGAAAAATTTGCTGGCGCTTGTTCAACATATACAATTGAGGCAATGATGAAAGATGGTAGAGCATTGCAAGCTGGTACTAGCCATTATTTAGCGCAAAATTTTACAAAACAATTTGATATAAAATTTAAAAATAAAGATAATGAATTTGAATATGCATATCAAACTTCATGAGGTGTCTCAACACGGTTGCTAGGAGCTATTATCATGACTCATGGTGACAACAGAGGAATAATAATACCTCCGCGTGTAGCACCTAATCAAGTGGACATTATTGAGCTTTTTGCAAACAAAAATGATTTAGTTCATGAAGTATGTCTTAAAGTTAAAAAAGAACTATCAAGCAAATTTAGAGTTAGATTAGATGATAGTGATAAAAACCCAGGCTTTAAAGCTTCAAATTCAGAAATCCAAGGAACGCCATTGAGAATTGAAATTGGGCCAAAGGATATTGAAAACAATTCTATAACTTTTGTTCGCAGAGACACCTTAGAAAAAATTGTTGTTCAAAATGAAAATTTAAAGCAAAAAGTTGATGAGTTATTGAATGATATACATAATAATTTATATAAGAAGGCCAAGGAAAGACTAGATATTAAAACGGTTGAAGTAGATAACTACGAAGATTTTAAAGATAATATTAACAAACAAAATTTTGTTATCGCTCCATTTTGTTGTCCAGATTTAGTTGAAGATCAAATTAAAGAAGAAACAGGTGCATCAACACGTTGTATTCCTAAATACTATGATAAACCTAAGAAACCTAAAAAATGTATATCATGTGGAAAAGAAACAAATAGATATGTTGTGTTTGCAAAGGCATACTAA